The Kribbella sp. NBC_00662 nucleotide sequence AGGCCGCGACCGACGACAGCTCGAGCGGCGCGGCCGAGCCACGCACGATCAGAGTCGTCGCCAGCTCGACGTGGTGGGAGGCGACCTGCTCCCCGGCGGCCAACTGCAGGGCCGTCCGGAGCGCGACCGCGCCCATCTCGCGCAGCGGCTGCCGCACTGTGGTGAGCGGCGGCGAAGCGAGCCGGGCCACCTCGGTGTCGTCGAAGCCGATCAGGCTGAGGTCCTCGGGCACCCGCAGGCCGCGCGCCCGCGCTGCCTCCAGGATCCCCAGCGCGACCTCGTCGCTGCCGGCGAAGATCGCGGTCGGCCGGTCCCGCAGGTCGAGCATCGAGGAACCGCCGGCCACACCGTCGTCGTACAGGAAGTCGCTCAGCCAGACGTACTCCGGCGGCACCGTCGCACCGACCGCGTCCATCGCACTGCGGAAGCCGCTCATCCGGGCCTGGTTGCAGCTCGAGGTCGGCTGACCGCCGACGTACCCGATCCTGCGGTGACCGAGGGACAGCAGATGCTGGGCCGCGGCCATCCCGCCCGCGAAGTTCGTCGAACCCACACTCGTCACGTCGGGCTGCGGGATGTTCGCCGGGTCGATCACGACGAGCGGCAGCCGGGCTCGCGCCAGCGCGGCCAGGTCGGCATCGGCGAGTTGGCTGGTGAGCCCGATCGCGGCCCGGCGGCCGTTGCCGATCAGCGCGCGGATCCAGCGTGCGGCCCGACCGCTGCTCGACGCCTGCGGGTGCGGCGGGTGCGCGTTCAGCACGACGTCGACACCCTCGGCCTGACCTGCCTCGACGACTCCCTGGATGACCTGGACCGAGTACGCGTTCAGGACGCCCTGGTAGAACAGCTCGACCGTGTCCCGGTGCACGGTGTCCGGCCGGCGGCCGACGTACCCGTGCTTCTCGAGGATCTCCTGGACCCGCGCGCGGGTGACCGGCGAGACGTCGCTACGCCCGTTCAGCACCTTGGACACCGTCGCGACCGAGACACCGGCGGACCCGGCCACCGTCGCCAGGGTGACGCGACCCTTCAATCGAGTCATCTGGTCACCCTCCTCCTGGATCCTCGCCGGTGATCGTGACCGGTGTCGTCAGTACGCGGTCGTGTCCGACCACCCTCACATCCTCGGTCATCCGGAGCATGGCGCGACACGGCAGGTCCATCGACGACGTGCCCACCATCACTTCGAACTCCCCGGGCTCCACGATCCGCCGCAGGTCCGGACCTGTGTACGCCGTCCGATCGGCGTGCACGTGGAAGGTGACGTCGACCGCCTGACCCGGCTCGAGCGACACCCGCGCGAACCCGGTCAGCAGCTTCAACGGCCGGGCGACCCGGGCGACGACGTCACGCAGGTACAACTGCACGACCTCGTCGCCGGCGCGATCGCCGGTGTTCCGCACCCGCACCGTCGCGGTGAACTCGTCGTTGCTGCCGATCTCCGGCGCGCTCAACCGGAGATCGGCGATCGTGAAGGTCGTGTACGACGCCCCGTAGCCGAACGGGTACAACGGGCGGACCTCGAGCCCGCTGATCCCGGCACTCTCGACACTGCCGAGCGCCGGCTGCAGGTACGTGCCGGGCTGCCCGCCGACATGCCGCGGGATCTGCACCGGCAGCTTCCCGCTGGGCACGATCCGCCCACTCAGGACACCGGCGATCGCGGCAGCACCTTCCTGCCCCGGGATGAATGCCTGCACGAGGCCGGCGAGCCGCTCCGCGAACTCACCCAGCGCATACGGCCGCCCCGAGACCACCACCAGCACCACGGGCTTCCCGGCATCGAGCACCGCCTCGAGCAGCTCACCCTGCACGCCCGGCAGCCGCAGATCCTCGGCATCGCATCCTTCACCGGACGTCCCGTGCCCGAACAACCCGGACAGGTCGCCGACGAAGGCCACCACCGCATCACAGTCCCGGGCTGCCGCAACAGCCTCGTCGAATCCGGAGCGATCGTCGCCCATGACGTCACAACCCTTGGCGTACGACACCTCGACGCCGCGCAGTTCGTTGCGCAAGGCATCCAGCGGGGTAGCGATGTCGATGCCCAGCCCGCGCTCGGGGTACCGCGGAAGCACATGGTTCGGGAACGCGTAGCAGCCCATCAACGTGCGCGGATCGTGCGCGACCGGCCCGACAACGGCGAGCTTGCTCAGGTTGGTGAGGGGCAGAGCTGTTCCCGCGTCCAGCAGTACGACGGACTTCTCCGCCAGCTCGGCAGCGATCGCCCGGTTCTCCGCGGAGTCGAGCTCGACGTCGGTCCGCACCGACCCCTCGGCCGTCCAGTCCTCGTCGAGCAGGCCCAGCTCGACCTTCTGCAGCAGCAACCTCCGTGCCGCGCGGTCGACCAGCTCCTCGGACACCTCGCCCGACCTCACCTTGTCCACCAGCCCGGCGAACCCGATCGTGTCCGGCAGTTCGACATCGGTCCCGGACGTCAGCGCCAACGCGCCGGCGTCCGCGTCGTCCGCCGCGACCCGATGCATCGAGGAGAGGAACGGCACCGCCCAGTAGTCCGAGACCACGGTCCCGCCGAAGCCCCACTCCTGCCGCAGTACGTCGGTGAACAACCACGGATCCGCACTCGCGGGCAGTCCGTCGACGTCGGCGTACGAACTCATCACCGAGCCGGCGGAGGCCGTCGCGATCGCGGTCTCGAACGTCGGCAGGATGATGTCGAGCAGCTCACGCCGGCCCATCGACACCGGGCCGTGGTTCCGTCCGGCACGCGACGCGGAGTACCCGGCGAAGTGCTTCAGCGTCGCGATGACGCCGGCACTCTGCAGACCGCGCACGTACGCCGAGCCCAGGATCGCCACCAGGTAAGGGTCTTCGCCGATCGTCTCCTCGACCCGACCCCAGCGATAGTCACGGACGACGTCGAGCACCGGGGAGAGTCCTTGATGTACTCCGACCGCCGCCATGTCCCGCCCGATCGCGGCCGCCATCCGCTCGACCAGCGACGGGTCGAACGTCGCACCCCAGGCGATCGACGCCGGGTAGACGGTCGCGCCGTACGTCGTGAAGCCGGTGAGGCACTCCTCGTGGACCAGCGCGGGGATGCCGAGCCGTGAGTTCTTCAGCACGACCTCGTGTTGCCGGATCACCTCGGCGACGCCCTGCTCCACCGACAGCGGGTAGCTGCCCCAGACCCGGGTGAGGTGGCCGAGACCGTCGCGACTCGCGTCATCCAGCGACGACGACCCGCCGGCCGAGAAGACGTCCTCCATCGGCGCGACGTTCATCGCCCCGTCCTCGGACACCTCGCTGTCGGCCATGTCGTTACCGGCCCAGCGACTGCCCAGCTGCGCGACCTTCTCCTCCAACGTCATCGCCCGCAACAGCAGGCCGACCCGCTCGGCGGCCGGAAGCGCCGGGTCGCGCCACGGCCGGTCAGTCGACATGGACAAGAAAATCTCCCTTGATGATCATTCATTTCGGTGAGCAATTATCGAAAAGTTTTCGAAGCTCCCCGGTCGACCCCGGCGATCCGCCCCGGGTCTGTGAATCACCTGTGACAGCAGGCGTTTACGTGACCTCACTGTGACCCCAAAGTGCCCTTAGTTCAAGTCTTGACAGCACTATCTCCGAAATCTATGTTTCGAAAACAAGTCATATCGACAGGTGCCTTCCGCAACCTGTGGGGGCAGCACGGAGTACGGAGATCACAGTGGATCCGATGACGACATCCCGTCGTACCTTCTTAGGCATGGTCGGCGGCGGCGCGCTGGCGGCCGGCCTCGCGGCCTGCGGCAGTTCCGGCCCGAGCAGCACGCCCGGTTCCACCACCGGAGCGGCGGCCGGCAGCGGCACGACGTACTGGTTCCTCACCGGACAGCCGCAGCAGGCGATCCGGGAGGCGCAGGTCAAGCGGTTCAACGACGCGAACCCCAACACGAAGATCAAGACCACCGAGTTCCAGAACGACGCCTTCAAGGCGAAGATCAAGACCGCGATCGGCGCCGGCCAGGGCCCGACGCTGATCTGGGGCTGGGGCGGCGGCGGCCTGAAGGCCTACGTCGAGGCCGGCCAGGTCGAGGACCTGACCGACTGGTTCAACGGGCAGACCGACCTGAAGAACTCGATCTTCCCGTCCGCCTTCACGGCGGCGACCGTCAACGGCAAGCTCTACGCCGTACCTGGCGAGACGGTCACGCCGATCGTGCTGTTCTACGACAAGCGCTCGTTCGAGAAGATCGGCGCCCAGCCCCCGCAGTCGTGGGGCGACATCATGGACCTGGTGCCGAAGTTCAACGAGAAGGGCATCGCGCCGTTCTCGCTCGGCGGCCAGTCGCGCTGGACCAACATGATGTGGCTGGAGTTCCTGTTCGACCGGATCGGCGGCAGTGAGGTCTTCCAGAACATCTACGACGGCAAGAAGGACGGCTGGTCCGACCCGTCGGCACTGAAGGCGCTCGACGAGATGCAGAAGCTGATCAAGGCGAACGGCTTCATCAAGGGCTTCTCGTCCATCACCGCCGACTCCAACGCCGACCAGGCGCTGCTCTACACCGGCAAGGCCGCGATGATGCTGCACGGCGCGTGGACCTACGGCAACATGAAGTCGTCCGGCAAGGACTTCGTCACCGGCGGCCACCTCGGCTACATGAACTTCCCGCCGGTCGACGGCGGCAAGGGCGACCCGAGCGACACCGTCGGCAACCCGGGTCAGTACATGTCGATCTCCTCCAAGGCGAGCTCGGGCGACAAGGACACCGCGAAGAAGTTCATCGCGAACAACACCCTCGACGACGCCACGGTCGACGCCTGGGTGAAGTCCGGCAACATCCCGGTGGTGAAGAGCGCGAAGGACAAGCTCTCGTCGATCACCGACAAGAACGACTCCGAGTGGCTGAACTTCGTCTACGACACGGCGGCCAACGCGAAGAACTTCGCGCAGTCGTGGGACCAGGCCCTCAGCCCGACCCAGGCCGAGACCCTGCTCGACAACATCGCCAAGCTGTTCCAGCTGTCCATCTCGCCGCAGCAGTTCGCCGACAACATGAACGCGGTGATCGGCCAGTGAACCTGTTGAACATCGAAGGCCAGGAGACTCCATGACCGTGACCGCTCCGCCCGTCGTCCCGGCGACCGGCCGCAATGTCTCGTCCGGCGCCGGGGGGTCCAGCGTCGGGCGGAGCGGTCCGGTCGCCTGGATGGTGCTGCCCGCGCTGGTGCTGTTCGTCGTGTTCGGGGTCGTGCCGCTGGTCGGCGTGGTCGTGCTGAGCTTCACCCAGTGGGACGGCCTCGGCCCGATCCACGCGAACGGGCTCGCGAACTGGCGCACGGTGCTGTCCGATCCGCAGACCTGGCACAGCGTCTTGGTGACCTTCGAGATCATGATCCTGTCCTGGGCCGTGCAGACCCCGATGAGCCTGCTGCTCGGCACGTTCCTGGCCGGCCGGCAGCGGTACCGCGCGTTCCTGGCCGTGCTGTACTTCATCCCGCTGCTGCTCAGCTCGGCCGCGATCGCGATCACGTACAAGGCCCTGCTCGATCCGAACTTCGGCCTCGGCGCGGGCCTGCACATCGACTTCCTCACCCAGGACTGGCTCGGCAAGAGCAACCTCGCCATCGCCGTGGTGATCTTCATCGTGTCCTGGCAGTTCATCCCCTTCCACTCGCTGATCTACCAAGGCGGCGTACGGCAGATCCCGACCACGATGTACGAGGCCGCCTCGATCGACGGCGCCGGCCGGATCCGCCAGTTCTTCAGCATCACCGTGCCGCAACTGAAGTACACGATCATCACGTCGTCGACCCTGATGGTGGTCGGATCGCTGACCTTCTTCGACCTGATCTTCGTGCTGACCGCGGGCGGCCCCGGTGACGCCACCCGGGTCCTCGCGCTCGACATGTACAAGCGCGGCTTCATGTCCAACCAGATGGGTCCCGCCAGCGTGATCGCGTCCATCATCGTGCTGCTCGGCCTGGCGCTCGCACTGCTGCTGCGGCGGCTCGGCGGCAGTACGACGGCCAGCCAGCAGGAAGGTGCCTGAGATGGCGATCGCAACCACCTCGAGTACGCCGACCCGCCGCGCCCGCGGCGGACCGGTGCGCGCACACAAGCTGCTCCAGCTGAACTGGTTCGGCGGCCTGGCCGGCTGGATCTGGCTCGCGATCGTGGTGATCCCGCTGTACTGGATCGTGGTCACCAGCTTCAAGGACCAGAGCGACTACTTCACGCAGAACCCGTTCGCCCTGCCGTCCGCACCGACGTCGGAGAACTACAGGCTGGTCATCGAGTCCGACTTTCCGCGGTACTTCATCAACAGCGTGATCGTCACGATCGGCACGATCGTCCCCGCGGTCGGGATCTCGTTCATGGCGGCGTACGCGATCATCCGCGGGGCCGGCAGCAGGTTCCTTGCCGGGGTCAACGGTCTGTTCCTGATGGGGCTGGCGATCCCGCTGCAGGCGACGATCATCCCGGTCTACCTGCTGATCATCAAGATGCATCTGTACGACAGCCTGCTCGCGCTGATCCTGCCGTCGGTCGCGTTCTCGATCCCGCTGTCGGTGCTGGTGCTGTCGAACTTCATCCGCGACGTACCGAAGGAGTTGTTCGAGTCGATGCGGGTGGACGGCGCGACCGAGTGGGGCATGCTGCGCACACTCGCGTTCCCGCTGACCCGGCCGGCGCTCGTGACCGTGAGCATCTACAACGGTCTGGCCGTCTGGAACGGATTCCTGCTGCCGCTGATCCTGACCCAGAGCCCGGACAAGCGGACGCTGCCGTTGGCACTGTGGACCTTCCAGGGCCAGTACAGCGTGAACGTCCCGGCGGTCCTCGCCTCGGTCGTCCTCACCACGCTCCCGATCGTCATCCTGTACGCCGTCAGCCGCCGCCAACTCCTCTCCGGCCTGACCGCAGGCTTCAGCCGCTAGCCGGCATCACACCCGTCCACTTCCGGGCCTGACCGCGACGAGCGCGCGGTCAGGCACCGTCGTGCGCCCTCTTCCGAGCCATGCGCAGCGATCTGCCTGGCGGGGCGCTTCAACAACTCAACAGGGAGGACAATGTGAAGTATCGCAATGCACCCGTGAGTAGTTCGACCAATCTGACGCCGCAGATGTCCCGCCGAGCGCTTCTCGGCGCAGGCGCAGCAGCAGCGGCCGGCTTGGCCTTCGGCACTGCGGGACCGGCATTCGCGGACCCAGGCCCGGCGGGTGGTGCCGGCAAACCCGGTGGGGAGGTTCCGTTCGGACCTGTCGTCGTGGCTGGTCAAGGCGGGCGCACGTCCTACGCGCGCGCTGTCCGGCTCAGCACCACGGCGCCGGGTAAGTCACGGACCCTGCTCGCGACCTACCAAGGCGGTGGCGGGCCGGGGTTCCCGCTGTATCGCAGTGATGACGACGGCCGCACGTGGGCAAAACAGAGCAGCGTACCCGACGCCTCCACGGCGTCCGGGGTGTATCTGCAGCCGTTCCTCTATGAGCTGCCCCGCGCGTTCGCCGGTCTTCCCAAGGGCGCGCTTCTTTTCGCGT carries:
- a CDS encoding carbohydrate ABC transporter permease: MAIATTSSTPTRRARGGPVRAHKLLQLNWFGGLAGWIWLAIVVIPLYWIVVTSFKDQSDYFTQNPFALPSAPTSENYRLVIESDFPRYFINSVIVTIGTIVPAVGISFMAAYAIIRGAGSRFLAGVNGLFLMGLAIPLQATIIPVYLLIIKMHLYDSLLALILPSVAFSIPLSVLVLSNFIRDVPKELFESMRVDGATEWGMLRTLAFPLTRPALVTVSIYNGLAVWNGFLLPLILTQSPDKRTLPLALWTFQGQYSVNVPAVLASVVLTTLPIVILYAVSRRQLLSGLTAGFSR
- a CDS encoding glycoside hydrolase family 3 N-terminal domain-containing protein, with protein sequence MSTDRPWRDPALPAAERVGLLLRAMTLEEKVAQLGSRWAGNDMADSEVSEDGAMNVAPMEDVFSAGGSSSLDDASRDGLGHLTRVWGSYPLSVEQGVAEVIRQHEVVLKNSRLGIPALVHEECLTGFTTYGATVYPASIAWGATFDPSLVERMAAAIGRDMAAVGVHQGLSPVLDVVRDYRWGRVEETIGEDPYLVAILGSAYVRGLQSAGVIATLKHFAGYSASRAGRNHGPVSMGRRELLDIILPTFETAIATASAGSVMSSYADVDGLPASADPWLFTDVLRQEWGFGGTVVSDYWAVPFLSSMHRVAADDADAGALALTSGTDVELPDTIGFAGLVDKVRSGEVSEELVDRAARRLLLQKVELGLLDEDWTAEGSVRTDVELDSAENRAIAAELAEKSVVLLDAGTALPLTNLSKLAVVGPVAHDPRTLMGCYAFPNHVLPRYPERGLGIDIATPLDALRNELRGVEVSYAKGCDVMGDDRSGFDEAVAAARDCDAVVAFVGDLSGLFGHGTSGEGCDAEDLRLPGVQGELLEAVLDAGKPVVLVVVSGRPYALGEFAERLAGLVQAFIPGQEGAAAIAGVLSGRIVPSGKLPVQIPRHVGGQPGTYLQPALGSVESAGISGLEVRPLYPFGYGASYTTFTIADLRLSAPEIGSNDEFTATVRVRNTGDRAGDEVVQLYLRDVVARVARPLKLLTGFARVSLEPGQAVDVTFHVHADRTAYTGPDLRRIVEPGEFEVMVGTSSMDLPCRAMLRMTEDVRVVGHDRVLTTPVTITGEDPGGG
- a CDS encoding extracellular solute-binding protein, yielding MTTSRRTFLGMVGGGALAAGLAACGSSGPSSTPGSTTGAAAGSGTTYWFLTGQPQQAIREAQVKRFNDANPNTKIKTTEFQNDAFKAKIKTAIGAGQGPTLIWGWGGGGLKAYVEAGQVEDLTDWFNGQTDLKNSIFPSAFTAATVNGKLYAVPGETVTPIVLFYDKRSFEKIGAQPPQSWGDIMDLVPKFNEKGIAPFSLGGQSRWTNMMWLEFLFDRIGGSEVFQNIYDGKKDGWSDPSALKALDEMQKLIKANGFIKGFSSITADSNADQALLYTGKAAMMLHGAWTYGNMKSSGKDFVTGGHLGYMNFPPVDGGKGDPSDTVGNPGQYMSISSKASSGDKDTAKKFIANNTLDDATVDAWVKSGNIPVVKSAKDKLSSITDKNDSEWLNFVYDTAANAKNFAQSWDQALSPTQAETLLDNIAKLFQLSISPQQFADNMNAVIGQ
- a CDS encoding LacI family DNA-binding transcriptional regulator, translating into MTRLKGRVTLATVAGSAGVSVATVSKVLNGRSDVSPVTRARVQEILEKHGYVGRRPDTVHRDTVELFYQGVLNAYSVQVIQGVVEAGQAEGVDVVLNAHPPHPQASSSGRAARWIRALIGNGRRAAIGLTSQLADADLAALARARLPLVVIDPANIPQPDVTSVGSTNFAGGMAAAQHLLSLGHRRIGYVGGQPTSSCNQARMSGFRSAMDAVGATVPPEYVWLSDFLYDDGVAGGSSMLDLRDRPTAIFAGSDEVALGILEAARARGLRVPEDLSLIGFDDTEVARLASPPLTTVRQPLREMGAVALRTALQLAAGEQVASHHVELATTLIVRGSAAPLELSSVAAS
- a CDS encoding carbohydrate ABC transporter permease gives rise to the protein MTVTAPPVVPATGRNVSSGAGGSSVGRSGPVAWMVLPALVLFVVFGVVPLVGVVVLSFTQWDGLGPIHANGLANWRTVLSDPQTWHSVLVTFEIMILSWAVQTPMSLLLGTFLAGRQRYRAFLAVLYFIPLLLSSAAIAITYKALLDPNFGLGAGLHIDFLTQDWLGKSNLAIAVVIFIVSWQFIPFHSLIYQGGVRQIPTTMYEAASIDGAGRIRQFFSITVPQLKYTIITSSTLMVVGSLTFFDLIFVLTAGGPGDATRVLALDMYKRGFMSNQMGPASVIASIIVLLGLALALLLRRLGGSTTASQQEGA